Proteins encoded within one genomic window of Oncorhynchus tshawytscha isolate Ot180627B linkage group LG02, Otsh_v2.0, whole genome shotgun sequence:
- the zgc:66479 gene encoding neurofilament medium polypeptide encodes MTKRKSKTAANFKPEREDNSFLIESHPVSVSRRRVNQVALPCMLFLMVAIGGASAGWFCLQQQQSIDQLSETFRAMQIRINKFQQQMGLRDAQMRSGGLIEERILALEAAQKQAQQKAEVTLAMSEQLKSIDLKSQLWALHNEMNTRLAEFQQVAISSAALQAMVKNKSDDFESVKESVAAVSSSNSALAVSLARMTSTVDNVKSSLAEQVTTVDGLTSQLEGQVTEQRELREFLSLDRVVLHNNHQEVGEIKELLEEWQAKKAQTLEQQLQLLTRTLDEQHISSQSMHPHLKKQLEAVHSQLVNGGPLSQEEVDSEAAEASEMAEREHEVTEEEPAEEEVEEDFTEEAVEQEAEEKGVTEEAVEQEAEEEEMEQEESVEKEVTEEPEEQLVVVESLEDGVTEEQLEEEEPQDEEEEIDDDNDFPEDWSPEEQW; translated from the exons ATGACTAAGCGCAAATCAAAGACTGCCGCCAACTTCAAGCCAGAGCGCGAGGACAACTCTTTCTTAATAGAATCCCACCCAGTGTCCGTGTCACGAAGAAGAGTAAATCAAGTTGCGCTGCCATGCATGTTGTTCCTTATGGTCGCGATTGGAGGGGCATCCGCGGGCTGGTTTTGCCTGCAACAGCAACAATCCATTGATCAGCTATCAGAAACGTTTAGGGCCATGCAAATAAGAATCAACAAGTTTCAGCAGCAGATGGGGCTGAGAGACGCACAG ATGAGATCAGGAGGTCTGATCGAGGAGAGGATACTGGCTTTGGAGGCAGCTCAGAAACAGGCCCAGCAGAAGGCGGAGGTTACCCTGGCAATGTCAGAGCAGTTGAAGAGCATCGACCTCAAATCCCAGTTGTGGGCACTCCACAATGAGATGAACACCAGGCTGGCTGAGTTCCAGCAGGTAGCCATCTCCTCCGCAGCCCTGCAGGCCATGGTGAAGAACAAGAGCGATGACTTCGAGTCGGTCAAGGAGAGCGTGGCGGCCGTTTCGAGCTCCAACTCTGCGCTAGCAGTGAGCTTGGCGAGGATGACCAGCACAGTGGACAACGTCAAATCCAGTCTGGCCGAGCAGGTGACTACGGTGGACGGCTTGACGTCACAGCTGGAGGGACAGGTCACTGAGCAGAGGGAACTGAGAGAGTTTCTGAGTCTTGACAGGGTAGTGCTTCATAACAACCACCAGGAAGTGGGTGAAATCAA GGAGTTGCTGGAGGAATGGCAGGCCAAGAAGGCCCAGACTCTGGAGCAGCAGCTGCAGTTATTGACCAGGACCCTGGATGAGCAGCACATCAGCTCCCAGAGCATGCACCCCCATCTCAAGAAGCAGCTGGAGGCTGTTCACAGCCAG CTGGTGAATGGTGGTCCACTCAGCCAAGAGGAAGTAGACTCCGAGGCGGCAGAGGCCTCGGAAATGGCAGAACGGGAGCATGAGGTAACAGAGGAAGAACCTgctgaggaggaggtagaggaggactTTACTGAGGAGGCAGTGGAACAGGAAGCTGAAGAGAAGGGCGTTACTGAGGAGGCAGTGGAACAGGAAgctgaagaggaggaaatggagcAGGAGGAGTCAGTGGAAAAGGAAGTGACAGAGGAGCCAGAAGAACAGCTAGTTGTAGTGGAGTCATTGGAAGATGGTGTCACAGAAGAgcaactggaggaggaggagccacaggatgaggaagaggagattGATGATGACAATGACTTCCCAGAGGACTGGTCTCCTGAGGAGCAATGGTAG
- the LOC112221466 gene encoding protein phosphatase 1 regulatory subunit 12B isoform X2, with the protein MSSHLSSRNAKDQPRTRKSSTDSSPAKPSPTSRSLKHERVSRLDSSGAYDREAYDARRENRMAARKKAEEEAGCTDYKKMYEEALSTNERLKSRLQGSKQELVLVQTQLERVTQRKITMTERSNERSMLETEKRETRVLQKKISDMEDEVKVSVQLQ; encoded by the exons ATgtcatctcatctctcctcccgcAACGCAAAGGATCAGCCACGCACAAGAAAGTCATCCACTGATTCGTCTCCCGCTAAACCCTCGCCGACCTCCAGAAGCCTCAAA CATGAAAGAGTGTCCAG ACTGGACTCGTCTGGTGCTTACGACCGAGAGGCCTATGACGCTCGAAGGGAAAACAGAATGGCAGCGCGGAAAAAagcagaggaggaggcagggtgcACTGACTATAAGAAG ATGTACGAGGAGGCCTTGTCTACCAATGAGAGACTCAAGTCCAGGCTGCAGGGCAGCAAACAGGAGCTGGTATTGGTGCAGACTCAGCTGGAGAGAGTGACACAG AGAAAGATAACCATGACTGAAAGGTCCAATGAAAGGTCCATGCTTGAGACAGAAAAACGG gaaACGCGTGTCCTGCAGAAGAAGATATCAGACATGGAAGATGAAGTGAAGGTATCTGTCCAGTTGCAATAA